The following proteins are co-located in the Candidatus Methylomirabilota bacterium genome:
- a CDS encoding ABC transporter substrate-binding protein has product EDFMNRRMFLAGMGAVGAGLVSRPLTGRAASGPIRIGFFGPLTGNFSQTGKDMTDGFNLFWEEVGYKVAGREVKVFVEDSDPEPAGAITKVRRLVEQEQVHTIAGGLLAATGYAIAPYLEQNKLPSIYPVMAPDDITQRKPSRWIVRTSATSSQLTFPLGDYAYKQLNLRRVATISMDYAFGWESNAGFQRVFEDLGGKVVQRIWTPLTAQDYAPYLTSLKKDVDGVYACHTGGLSPRFVKAWSDFGLKGKIALVGVGTLTDENILKAMGDEALGVITSLLYSSALDNPGNKKFSAAYEKRYNRTTSLYSAEGYTGARFYYNALRAINGEAEDKEKFMAALRKVEINDDARGPMKMDDLGNPIQNMYIRKVERVGGQLQNTVIHTYPNVSQFWTYNKAEYLKAPPYDRNTPACKFCE; this is encoded by the coding sequence AGGAGGACTTCATGAACAGGCGCATGTTCCTTGCCGGGATGGGTGCGGTCGGCGCTGGCCTCGTCAGCCGGCCGCTCACAGGTCGCGCGGCCAGCGGGCCCATCCGCATCGGGTTCTTCGGACCCCTCACGGGCAACTTCTCCCAGACGGGCAAGGACATGACGGACGGCTTCAACCTTTTCTGGGAAGAGGTCGGCTACAAGGTGGCGGGCCGCGAGGTCAAGGTGTTCGTGGAGGACTCCGATCCCGAGCCGGCGGGCGCCATCACCAAGGTCCGCCGCCTGGTCGAGCAGGAGCAGGTGCACACGATCGCGGGCGGACTCCTGGCCGCCACCGGCTACGCCATCGCTCCGTACCTCGAGCAGAACAAGCTCCCGTCCATCTATCCCGTGATGGCGCCCGACGACATCACCCAGCGCAAGCCGAGCCGGTGGATCGTGCGCACGTCCGCGACCAGTAGCCAGCTCACCTTTCCGCTCGGGGACTATGCCTACAAGCAGCTGAACCTGCGCCGGGTGGCCACCATCAGCATGGACTACGCCTTCGGCTGGGAGTCCAACGCGGGATTCCAGCGCGTGTTCGAGGATCTGGGCGGGAAGGTCGTGCAGAGAATCTGGACGCCGTTGACCGCCCAGGACTACGCCCCCTACCTGACCTCACTGAAGAAGGACGTGGACGGCGTGTACGCCTGCCACACGGGCGGCCTCTCCCCGCGCTTCGTCAAGGCCTGGAGCGACTTCGGCTTGAAGGGAAAGATCGCGCTGGTGGGCGTGGGCACCCTCACCGACGAGAACATCCTCAAGGCCATGGGCGACGAGGCGCTGGGTGTCATCACCTCGCTGCTCTACAGCTCCGCCCTGGACAACCCGGGCAACAAGAAGTTCTCGGCCGCGTACGAGAAGCGCTACAACCGCACCACGTCGCTCTATTCCGCCGAGGGCTACACGGGGGCGCGCTTCTACTACAACGCCCTGCGGGCCATCAACGGGGAGGCCGAGGACAAGGAGAAGTTCATGGCCGCCCTCCGGAAGGTGGAGATCAACGATGACGCGCGCGGTCCCATGAAAATGGACGATCTGGGCAACCCCATCCAGAACATGTACATCCGGAAGGTCGAGCGGGTGGGCGGCCAGCTCCAGAACACCGTCATCCACACCTACCCGAACGTGTCGCAGTTCTGGACGTACAACAAGGCCGAGTATCTGAAGGCACCGCCGTACGACCGGAACACCCCAGCCTGCAAGTTCTGCGAATGA